Proteins encoded together in one Paenibacillus segetis window:
- a CDS encoding FtsX-like permease family protein: protein MTLFSIASKSIKKNFSNYFLYFASMIFSIVIYFVFVSLKYDTTIQATSEASPKISSVFSGAAFVLIIFVAIFIWYSNSFFTRKRKKEVGLYSLLGVRKKQIGRMLFYENFIMGFLALIVGIVLGSVLSKFFVMILMNVMGYEVMTNFTISFAAIVNTIVVFTIITLVTSFHGYRLIYRFKLIELFQADKEGEREPRGSFIIALLSVVFIGIGYGLALQDMLDSKLWRTMGLMITPLVILITVILGTYFLFSSLTVYLLKVSRKNTKRYWNGINLIGTSQLLFRIKGNARTLTIIAVLSATTLTAVGTAYSLYYNNRSNVEMADPSSMMFIEGDNNEDAKVKDIIINNRDHGLVYHETIPTLQIDADVTNLNSLFSSDEMIYTVISNRDFNKLATLQSRNDTLSLEANEAAVLDAGYNEKFSPAYVGSTVSLQLNDRDEDITFKVLKKFNVLNLRTAGATIVVSDELFTDLKQETTLQNMVAYKITKEDHAKQLTEQIQAIMPEQANFSSFYEDYAAGLESSGLMIFMGGFLGLVFLTATGSIIYFKQLTEANSDKERYEILHKIGVNKKEVKRTIAKQMLFIFGLPLIAGIAHCAVALTAFSRMLQMNLVIPVMICMGVYTGIYIVYYFLTVHAYYKTVTTTN from the coding sequence TAATTATTTTCTCTACTTTGCTTCGATGATATTTAGTATTGTGATTTACTTTGTATTCGTTTCGTTGAAGTACGATACAACAATTCAGGCTACATCTGAGGCGTCGCCTAAAATTAGTTCCGTATTTAGTGGAGCGGCGTTTGTATTAATTATTTTTGTAGCTATTTTTATTTGGTATTCCAACTCGTTCTTTACACGTAAACGTAAAAAAGAAGTCGGGTTATATTCTCTACTTGGAGTTCGTAAGAAACAAATCGGTCGCATGCTTTTTTATGAGAACTTTATCATGGGATTTTTAGCTCTCATTGTGGGTATTGTACTCGGTTCGGTATTGTCGAAGTTTTTTGTGATGATTTTAATGAACGTTATGGGCTATGAAGTGATGACGAACTTCACCATTTCATTTGCAGCGATTGTAAACACGATTGTTGTATTCACGATCATTACGCTTGTTACATCGTTCCATGGATATCGTTTAATTTATCGTTTTAAATTAATCGAACTTTTCCAAGCAGACAAAGAAGGAGAACGAGAGCCACGAGGATCTTTTATCATCGCTTTGTTATCCGTCGTATTCATAGGGATTGGTTATGGACTTGCGCTCCAGGACATGTTGGATTCTAAGTTGTGGAGAACAATGGGTTTAATGATCACTCCGCTTGTTATCTTAATCACCGTGATCCTGGGGACGTATTTCTTATTTAGTAGTTTGACAGTGTATTTATTGAAGGTATCCAGAAAAAACACAAAGAGATATTGGAATGGAATTAACTTGATCGGCACCTCCCAGCTATTATTCAGAATCAAAGGAAATGCTCGGACATTAACGATTATCGCCGTGCTTAGTGCTACGACATTAACAGCAGTCGGCACAGCCTATAGTTTGTATTACAACAACAGAAGTAATGTTGAGATGGCCGACCCGAGTAGCATGATGTTTATTGAGGGAGATAATAATGAGGATGCAAAAGTAAAAGACATAATCATTAATAACAGAGATCATGGGCTGGTCTATCATGAGACGATACCAACGCTTCAGATAGATGCAGATGTAACTAACTTAAATAGTCTATTTTCAAGTGATGAGATGATCTATACCGTCATTTCAAACCGTGATTTTAATAAATTAGCTACATTACAATCCAGAAATGACACGCTATCGTTAGAAGCAAATGAAGCAGCTGTGTTAGATGCCGGCTACAACGAAAAGTTCTCACCTGCATATGTCGGATCAACAGTTTCTTTACAACTGAATGATCGCGATGAGGATATTACATTTAAGGTTTTGAAGAAGTTTAATGTACTCAATCTAAGAACTGCTGGCGCTACTATTGTTGTCAGTGATGAACTATTTACCGACTTGAAACAAGAAACAACCCTACAGAATATGGTTGCATATAAAATCACCAAAGAAGATCATGCAAAGCAACTAACAGAACAAATTCAAGCGATCATGCCAGAGCAAGCTAACTTTTCTAGCTTCTATGAGGATTATGCTGCCGGCTTAGAATCCTCAGGGCTAATGATTTTTATGGGGGGCTTTTTAGGACTCGTATTCCTTACGGCGACAGGTAGCATTATCTACTTCAAACAATTAACAGAAGCCAACTCAGACAAAGAGCGGTATGAGATTTTACACAAAATCGGTGTGAATAAAAAAGAAGTAAAACGAACCATCGCTAAGCAAATGTTATTTATTTTTGGCCTACCTTTGATTGCTGGTATAGCTCATTGTGCGGTGGCATTGACGGCTTTTTCAAGGATGTTACAGATGAACTTAGTTATTCCTGTGATGATCTGCATGGGAGTTTACACAGGTATCTATATCGTTTATTACTTCTTAACTGTACATGCTTACTATAAAACCGTGACGACAACTAACTAA
- a CDS encoding response regulator transcription factor has translation MSLKDAKVLIIDDEEDILRILNTVLTKEGIDHVYTSTTVQDGLIQFRQTQPDIVLLDIMLPDGEGYDVCKQIRSISNVPILFLSAKTEEIDKILGFAIGGDDYIVKPFSPKEVAYRVKAQLRRAEYVQTDKEDNLLKVGPFELDEQRAEFRKNGETIELRPKELGLITYLLKNVNRIISKESLCEQVWGEDFIGFDNTVMVHIRRLREKIEVQPSDPEYLITVKGLGYKLVVKDD, from the coding sequence ATGTCGCTAAAAGACGCAAAGGTTCTGATTATAGATGATGAAGAAGATATTTTAAGGATTTTGAATACTGTATTAACCAAAGAAGGAATAGATCATGTGTATACGTCGACAACCGTACAAGACGGATTAATTCAATTTAGGCAGACACAACCTGACATCGTTTTATTGGACATTATGCTGCCTGATGGAGAGGGATACGATGTTTGTAAACAGATAAGAAGCATCTCTAATGTGCCAATTTTGTTCTTGTCTGCAAAGACGGAGGAAATTGATAAGATTCTCGGATTTGCTATTGGTGGAGATGACTATATTGTAAAGCCATTTAGCCCTAAGGAAGTTGCTTATCGTGTAAAGGCACAATTGCGTAGAGCTGAATATGTTCAGACCGATAAAGAAGATAACCTATTGAAAGTAGGTCCCTTCGAATTAGATGAGCAAAGAGCAGAATTCAGAAAGAATGGGGAGACCATTGAGCTAAGGCCAAAAGAACTTGGATTAATCACGTATCTGCTTAAGAATGTGAATCGGATTATAAGTAAAGAGAGCCTATGTGAGCAAGTGTGGGGGGAGGACTTTATAGGTTTTGATAATACGGTCATGGTACATATCCGCAGGTTGAGGGAGAAAATTGAGGTGCAGCCTTCAGATCCAGAGTATCTAATTACAGTCAAAGGCTTAGGTTATAAACTAGTTGTAAAGGACGATTAA
- a CDS encoding YxeA family protein, translating to MKKIIIAVSTIIVVVVGLLVFMQNVNLNRLGADNYYVQIKGGGEKIESKSDRGEKFVTYEYTLPAYNEAGEEKVFTFTSSKQLREEAYLNLFVKDSKGVTSYQEVQKEEIPNKAKEKLEGTT from the coding sequence ATGAAAAAGATAATCATAGCTGTATCAACAATCATCGTAGTGGTCGTTGGACTACTGGTCTTCATGCAAAATGTTAATTTAAACAGGCTAGGTGCAGATAATTATTATGTTCAGATTAAAGGTGGGGGAGAAAAGATAGAAAGTAAATCAGATCGTGGGGAGAAGTTTGTGACGTATGAATATACTTTACCCGCCTATAATGAAGCAGGAGAAGAAAAAGTATTTACATTTACAAGTAGTAAACAGCTTCGTGAAGAAGCGTATCTAAACTTATTTGTGAAGGACAGCAAAGGCGTAACTTCCTATCAAGAGGTTCAGAAAGAGGAGATTCCGAATAAAGCGAAGGAAAAATTAGAAGGCACCACTTGA